A genome region from Microbacterium sp. CGR2 includes the following:
- a CDS encoding cation-transporting ATPase — protein sequence MSKLSRLIGMASEALEKNSGSGRGSSSNDSGSTDWTGMLRGAVDAVRGPADQTPRETGGRPSASPAGSPADPYAPPPAPGAVAGSPSRPGARPGGAGSDADRAAIARYDYLLQTADPHRIEQIHRDAFARLTPQQRSLVEERMRAEFSPGERPRSSSPDDLARAAGRAEALRPGKMRGLLSRVRGAGVGGGAAVVAGGAAVGVLGAVAGGAVLSTVAAPLLEQAAGLGVDFSALAEGIDIEALASGVDVDALAGGAEGIVGSVGESVSGLGETATGWGDRLGDLGIPGIGDIFGR from the coding sequence ATGAGCAAGCTCTCCCGTCTGATCGGCATGGCCTCAGAGGCACTTGAGAAGAACTCCGGTTCGGGGCGCGGCTCATCCTCGAACGACTCCGGTTCCACGGACTGGACCGGGATGCTGCGTGGAGCCGTCGACGCCGTGCGCGGCCCGGCCGATCAGACGCCGCGAGAGACCGGCGGGCGTCCGTCCGCGTCACCTGCGGGGTCGCCCGCGGATCCCTATGCGCCGCCGCCCGCTCCCGGCGCCGTCGCCGGATCTCCTTCGCGCCCCGGTGCGCGTCCTGGGGGCGCAGGCAGTGACGCCGATCGCGCGGCCATCGCGCGGTACGACTACCTTCTCCAGACCGCCGACCCGCACCGGATCGAACAGATTCACCGCGACGCCTTCGCCCGCCTGACACCGCAGCAGCGGTCTCTGGTCGAAGAGCGGATGCGCGCGGAGTTCTCCCCGGGAGAGCGCCCCCGTTCGTCCTCGCCGGACGATCTCGCCCGGGCGGCAGGGCGCGCCGAGGCTCTGCGTCCTGGAAAGATGCGCGGGCTCCTGTCTCGGGTACGCGGTGCAGGCGTGGGTGGCGGTGCCGCGGTCGTCGCCGGTGGCGCGGCGGTCGGCGTCCTCGGCGCGGTTGCCGGTGGGGCGGTGCTCAGCACAGTGGCCGCTCCGCTTCTCGAGCAGGCGGCAGGTCTCGGTGTCGACTTCTCCGCGCTGGCCGAAGGTATCGACATCGAGGCCCTCGCATCCGGCGTCGATGTCGATGCGCTCGCCGGTGGGGCGGAGGGCATCGTGGGCTCGGTCGGTGAATCCGTCTCCGGACTCGGCGAGACGGCGACAGGCTGGGGAGACCGACTCGGCGACCTCGGCATCCCGGGCATCGGCGATATCTTCGGTCGCTGA
- a CDS encoding winged helix-turn-helix domain-containing protein gives MTETLSAAQARRIALAAQGFTRARPAAVTARHVHRVMERLGVLQIDSVNVFARSHYLPLFSRLGVYEPALLDRVFLAGTTHYVEYLAHEATFIPIEDWPLWRFRMDAFRRRLTGEDSWMSSNARTVQWVQDELRVRGPLRPADIRADAPRERGTWWDWDEVKLALEYLWRTGDVAVSGRRGFERTYALAEHVIPEHIRAQQIPRADAIRELIRRAARSSGVATQSDLADYYRIRDRAAVAQSIADLVDIGELHPAQVRGWERGGRPLPAWRHRESVLPRRVAAAAILTPFDPVVWFRDRALRAFDLDYRIEIYVPAAKRRFGYYSLPVLVGDRIVARVDLKADRASSTLRVQSAWWEPQARPDDAAAVATELALAARWQGLEQVSVSGWGDATDALHRELQGNAASSVYRHMHVRESAP, from the coding sequence GTGACAGAGACCCTCAGCGCCGCCCAGGCACGCCGCATCGCTCTGGCCGCTCAGGGCTTCACCCGCGCTCGCCCCGCCGCTGTGACCGCGCGTCATGTGCACCGGGTGATGGAGCGACTGGGAGTGCTGCAGATCGACTCGGTCAACGTCTTCGCTCGGTCCCACTATCTGCCGCTGTTCTCTCGCCTGGGGGTGTATGAGCCTGCGCTGCTCGACCGGGTGTTCCTGGCCGGGACCACCCACTACGTGGAGTATCTCGCGCACGAAGCGACCTTCATCCCGATCGAGGACTGGCCGCTGTGGCGGTTCCGGATGGATGCCTTCCGTCGACGGCTGACCGGCGAAGACTCCTGGATGAGCAGCAACGCTCGCACCGTGCAGTGGGTGCAGGATGAGTTGCGCGTGCGCGGCCCGCTGCGCCCTGCCGACATCCGCGCCGATGCGCCGCGCGAGCGAGGAACCTGGTGGGACTGGGACGAGGTGAAGCTCGCACTCGAGTATCTGTGGCGCACCGGCGACGTGGCCGTCAGCGGACGCCGCGGGTTCGAGCGCACATACGCCCTCGCCGAACATGTCATCCCAGAGCACATCCGCGCGCAGCAGATCCCCCGCGCCGATGCGATCCGGGAGCTGATCCGCCGAGCGGCGCGGTCCAGCGGTGTGGCGACGCAGTCCGACCTGGCCGACTACTACCGAATCCGGGACCGGGCCGCGGTCGCGCAGTCGATCGCCGACCTCGTCGACATCGGCGAGCTCCACCCGGCGCAGGTGCGCGGGTGGGAGCGGGGCGGCCGCCCCCTCCCCGCGTGGCGACACCGAGAGTCCGTGCTGCCTCGAAGAGTCGCCGCGGCGGCGATACTGACGCCCTTCGATCCCGTGGTCTGGTTCCGCGACCGGGCGCTGCGCGCCTTCGACCTCGACTATCGCATCGAGATCTACGTGCCGGCCGCGAAGCGACGCTTCGGCTACTACTCCCTCCCCGTCCTCGTCGGCGACCGCATCGTTGCGCGGGTCGATCTGAAGGCCGACCGTGCGTCATCCACGTTGCGGGTGCAGTCGGCATGGTGGGAACCGCAGGCCCGACCCGACGATGCGGCGGCGGTCGCCACGGAATTGGCACTCGCCGCACGGTGGCAAGGGCTCGAGCAGGTGTCGGTCTCGGGGTGGGGCGACGCCACCGACGCGCTGCACCGCGAGCTTCAGGGCAATGCGGCATCCTCGGTTTACCGTCACATGCACGTCCGGGAGAGCGCGCCGTGA
- a CDS encoding LemA family protein codes for MEWLVPVLIVVGVILLVGIYLWATYNSLVQLKIRVDEAWSGITVQLKRRADLIPNLIETVKGYASHEKAVFENVTRARAETLSAGGPGEAGIAEGHLHQALRSLFAVAEAYPQLQASQNFLQLQQSLVDTEDKIQAARRFYNGGVRELNTKIKVFPNNLFAKGLGFTEREFFEVADSGAISEPPRVQF; via the coding sequence ATGGAATGGCTCGTGCCAGTACTGATCGTCGTCGGAGTGATCCTCCTCGTCGGCATCTATCTCTGGGCCACGTACAACTCGCTGGTGCAGCTCAAGATCCGCGTCGACGAGGCGTGGAGCGGCATCACGGTGCAACTGAAGCGGCGAGCCGACCTCATTCCCAACCTCATCGAGACGGTCAAGGGATACGCCTCTCACGAGAAGGCGGTCTTCGAGAACGTCACCCGCGCGCGTGCCGAGACTCTGTCAGCGGGCGGACCAGGTGAGGCCGGCATCGCCGAGGGGCACCTTCATCAGGCGCTCCGCAGCCTTTTCGCGGTCGCTGAGGCCTACCCGCAGCTGCAGGCCAGCCAGAACTTCCTCCAGCTGCAGCAGTCGCTGGTCGACACGGAAGACAAGATCCAGGCCGCCCGCCGCTTCTACAACGGTGGCGTGCGTGAGCTGAACACCAAGATCAAGGTCTTCCCGAACAACCTGTTCGCCAAGGGGCTCGGTTTCACCGAGCGTGAGTTCTTCGAGGTGGCAGACAGCGGAGCCATCTCCGAGCCGCCGCGCGTTCAGTTCTGA
- a CDS encoding hemolysin III family protein, whose product MPLLEEAADDASVEIKPTWRGWIHAGTFPVAIVAGVVLILAAEGAPAKWAAAVFMASSMLLFGNSALYHRFDWSPKVRVVLKRIDHANILLLIAGTYTPLATLALPPEKGTLLLIFVWSGALVGILFRVFWIDAPRWLYVALYLLLGWAAVMYLADLFVANALMMVLVIVGGLLYTGGAIVYAMKKPNPWPGRFGFHEIFHVCTVLAFLCHWTACLLIALDPLTPSLGAP is encoded by the coding sequence CTGCCGCTCCTCGAAGAGGCCGCCGACGATGCGAGCGTCGAGATCAAGCCGACGTGGCGCGGCTGGATCCATGCCGGCACGTTCCCCGTGGCGATCGTCGCGGGCGTGGTCCTGATCCTCGCCGCCGAGGGCGCTCCGGCGAAGTGGGCGGCCGCAGTGTTCATGGCGAGTTCGATGCTCCTCTTCGGCAACTCGGCGCTGTATCACCGCTTCGACTGGAGCCCGAAGGTGAGGGTCGTCCTGAAGAGGATCGACCATGCGAACATCCTGCTGCTCATCGCCGGGACGTACACACCGCTGGCGACCCTGGCCCTTCCCCCGGAGAAGGGGACGCTGCTGCTCATCTTCGTGTGGAGTGGCGCACTGGTCGGCATCCTCTTCCGCGTCTTCTGGATCGACGCGCCGCGCTGGCTCTACGTCGCCTTGTACCTGCTGCTCGGCTGGGCGGCGGTGATGTACCTCGCCGATCTGTTCGTCGCGAACGCACTGATGATGGTGCTGGTCATCGTCGGCGGGCTCCTGTACACCGGCGGGGCCATCGTCTATGCGATGAAGAAGCCGAACCCCTGGCCCGGGCGGTTCGGCTTCCACGAGATCTTCCACGTCTGCACCGTGCTGGCGTTCCTCTGCCACTGGACGGCCTGCCTGCTGATCGCGTTGGATCCGCTGACGCCGTCGCTCGGCGCGCCCTAA
- the ilvA gene encoding threonine ammonia-lyase has protein sequence MSAVPSLSEFESAAQSLAEVISHTPTLPSRALSDFLGSPVLLKMENLQRTGSFKIRGATYRLSRLSAEERSRGVVAASAGNHAQGVALAAQALGIPATIFMPLGVPVPKLLATRGYGAEVVLEGETVATSLRLAAEFSERTGAMLIHPFDHRDVIIGQGTLGLELLEDAPQTDTVVLGIGGGGLIAGVAAAIKARAAEMGRTVRVIGVQAENAAAMPPSLAAGEPVDIITRPTIADGILVARPGAIPFDIIKDLVDEVVTVSDDDLARAILILLEQAKVVVEPAGAAGVAAILAGKVKDSGTTMAVLSGGNIDPLLLQRVVSHGLAASGRYLTIRVPLPDRPGQLARVSELIAEAGANVMEAMHTRHGHGLQISDVILELSVETRGPEHSDHTLDTLRRAGFEPIVVPD, from the coding sequence ATGAGTGCAGTCCCCAGTCTTTCCGAGTTCGAGTCTGCGGCTCAGAGTCTGGCTGAGGTGATCTCCCACACGCCCACGCTCCCGTCCCGCGCGCTCTCCGACTTCCTCGGATCCCCGGTGCTGCTGAAGATGGAGAACCTGCAGCGCACGGGGTCCTTCAAGATCCGGGGCGCGACCTACCGGCTGTCCCGGCTGAGCGCCGAGGAGCGCTCACGCGGCGTGGTCGCAGCCTCCGCGGGCAATCACGCCCAGGGGGTCGCGCTGGCGGCCCAGGCCCTCGGCATCCCGGCCACGATCTTCATGCCGCTGGGCGTTCCCGTCCCCAAGCTCCTGGCCACGCGCGGTTACGGCGCCGAGGTCGTCCTGGAGGGCGAGACGGTCGCGACATCATTGCGTCTCGCGGCCGAGTTCTCCGAGCGCACCGGAGCGATGCTCATCCACCCCTTCGATCACCGCGACGTGATCATCGGGCAGGGCACGCTCGGCTTGGAACTGCTCGAGGACGCACCCCAGACCGACACGGTCGTGCTCGGCATCGGCGGGGGAGGCCTCATCGCGGGTGTCGCCGCGGCGATCAAAGCCCGCGCCGCGGAGATGGGGCGCACCGTGCGGGTCATCGGCGTGCAGGCGGAGAACGCCGCCGCGATGCCGCCGTCGCTCGCAGCCGGGGAGCCGGTGGACATCATCACCCGACCCACCATCGCCGACGGCATCCTGGTCGCACGTCCGGGCGCGATCCCCTTCGACATCATCAAGGATCTGGTCGATGAAGTCGTCACGGTCTCCGACGACGACCTCGCCCGCGCGATCCTCATCCTGCTCGAGCAGGCCAAGGTCGTCGTCGAACCGGCGGGTGCCGCCGGCGTCGCCGCGATCCTGGCGGGCAAGGTGAAGGACAGCGGCACGACGATGGCAGTGCTGTCCGGCGGAAACATCGACCCGCTGCTGCTGCAGCGTGTGGTGTCGCACGGACTCGCCGCATCAGGCCGCTACCTGACCATCCGGGTGCCGTTGCCCGACCGCCCCGGCCAGCTCGCGCGCGTCTCGGAGCTCATCGCGGAAGCCGGCGCCAACGTCATGGAGGCCATGCACACGCGCCACGGGCACGGGCTCCAGATCAGCGACGTGATCCTCGAGCTCAGTGTCGAAACGCGTGGACCGGAGCACTCCGATCACACGCTGGACACCCTGCGACGCGCCGGTTTCGAACCGATCGTCGTTCCGGACTGA
- the glsA gene encoding glutaminase A produces MDLDVAGVRQTAGTGAVPAPTTIDDLLATAFAHASGHHEGAVADYIPILAEADPEAFGLCIADVDGGLHEIGDTRVRFSIQSISKAFVYALVCEEFGHEKVLEVVGVNNTGLPFNSVVAIELNDGHPMNPMVNAGALATTALMPGSTAVQKWTAVLDGMSAFAGRPLEIDEVVYESESATNQRNQAIARLLESYGRITHDPVEIVDVYTRQCAVSVDARDLAVMAATLGDGGVNPLTGTRVVSAEVARDTLAVLAANGLYERSGEWLFEIGLPAKSGVSGGLATVAPGKLGIGAYAPRLDSAGNSIRSQIATAHLSRTLGLNVYASDSHYSAARPESLTEEKR; encoded by the coding sequence ATGGATCTCGATGTTGCCGGTGTCCGGCAGACTGCGGGTACCGGAGCTGTGCCGGCGCCGACGACCATCGACGATCTCCTCGCCACCGCCTTCGCTCATGCTTCGGGTCATCACGAGGGCGCCGTCGCCGATTACATCCCGATTCTCGCGGAGGCTGATCCTGAGGCATTCGGGCTCTGCATCGCCGACGTCGACGGAGGTCTTCACGAAATCGGCGACACCCGCGTCCGCTTCTCCATCCAGTCCATCTCGAAGGCATTCGTCTACGCCCTGGTCTGCGAGGAGTTCGGTCACGAGAAGGTGCTCGAGGTCGTGGGGGTCAACAACACCGGGCTCCCCTTCAACTCGGTCGTCGCGATCGAACTCAACGACGGTCATCCGATGAACCCCATGGTGAACGCCGGGGCTCTGGCCACGACGGCGCTCATGCCGGGGAGTACGGCGGTCCAGAAATGGACGGCGGTGCTGGACGGGATGTCCGCCTTCGCCGGGCGCCCGCTCGAGATCGACGAGGTCGTCTATGAGTCGGAATCGGCGACCAATCAGCGCAACCAGGCCATCGCGCGGCTCCTCGAGAGCTACGGGCGCATCACGCACGACCCGGTCGAGATCGTCGACGTCTACACGCGCCAGTGCGCCGTCTCCGTCGACGCGCGTGATCTGGCCGTCATGGCCGCGACCCTGGGCGACGGTGGCGTGAACCCCCTCACCGGGACGCGCGTCGTCTCTGCCGAAGTCGCCCGCGACACCCTCGCGGTCCTGGCCGCGAACGGGCTGTACGAGCGCTCGGGCGAGTGGCTCTTCGAGATCGGCCTGCCCGCCAAGTCCGGTGTCTCCGGGGGCCTCGCGACCGTAGCGCCCGGGAAGCTCGGCATCGGAGCGTACGCGCCGCGCCTGGACTCCGCCGGCAACAGCATCCGGAGCCAGATCGCCACCGCCCACCTGTCCAGGACGCTCGGCCTCAACGTGTACGCATCCGATTCCCACTATTCAGCCGCACGACCGGAATCCCTCACAGAGGAGAAACGATGA
- a CDS encoding AI-2E family transporter yields MSEDQRPRLRDLFRPRPVSTDRTVTTEADAAVPRPLRISAAYAWRLLLLAAAIGVFIWLVMLLKLLVIPLMVGILITALLWPALDWMLRHRFPRWLAILIALVGTLAIVAGLLSLVIWQVRVELPEVRESTGESFDRFQVWLHEGPLQLSDRQIADYLDQGLGMLNEQAQVLWTGALAIGSTVGHVVTGAVLSLFILICLLADGAGIWCWTVKLFPRDARAAVDGAARNGWRTIVNYARTQLFVATIDAIGIGLGAFLLQVPLALPVAVLVFLGSFIPIVGAVVTGAVAVFLALVYNGPWIALWMLLVVLAVQQIEGHILQPIMMGSAVKVHPLAVVLVVAGGAMIAGIPGALFAVPLAAFVNVAAVTLGSGSWRTGDLPSGDLIWSTVPRERPRRNR; encoded by the coding sequence ATGAGCGAGGACCAGCGACCCCGGCTGCGAGATCTCTTCCGTCCGCGCCCGGTCTCGACGGATCGGACGGTGACGACCGAAGCCGATGCGGCGGTACCGCGCCCGCTGCGCATATCCGCCGCATACGCCTGGCGACTTCTGCTCCTCGCGGCCGCGATCGGCGTGTTCATCTGGCTCGTGATGCTGCTGAAGCTGCTGGTGATCCCGCTCATGGTCGGCATCCTGATCACGGCCCTGCTCTGGCCCGCGTTGGATTGGATGCTGCGCCACCGCTTCCCGCGTTGGCTGGCGATCCTGATCGCCCTCGTGGGCACTCTGGCCATCGTCGCCGGCCTCCTGTCGCTGGTCATCTGGCAGGTGCGGGTCGAGCTGCCGGAGGTCCGCGAAAGCACGGGCGAGTCGTTCGACCGGTTCCAGGTCTGGCTCCACGAAGGGCCGCTGCAGCTGTCAGATCGTCAGATCGCCGACTACCTCGATCAGGGGCTGGGCATGCTCAACGAGCAGGCCCAGGTGCTCTGGACAGGAGCGCTCGCGATCGGCTCGACCGTGGGCCACGTGGTCACCGGCGCGGTACTGTCGCTGTTCATCCTCATCTGCCTTCTGGCCGACGGTGCCGGCATCTGGTGCTGGACCGTCAAGCTCTTCCCGCGTGACGCCCGTGCGGCCGTCGACGGCGCGGCACGCAACGGCTGGCGGACGATCGTCAACTACGCCAGGACGCAGTTGTTCGTCGCGACCATCGACGCGATCGGCATCGGTCTCGGAGCGTTCCTGCTGCAGGTGCCGCTCGCCCTGCCGGTCGCCGTGCTCGTCTTCCTCGGTTCGTTCATCCCGATCGTGGGAGCCGTGGTCACCGGCGCCGTGGCGGTGTTCCTCGCGCTCGTCTACAACGGACCGTGGATCGCGCTGTGGATGCTGCTCGTCGTCCTGGCCGTGCAGCAGATCGAGGGGCATATCCTCCAGCCGATCATGATGGGGTCCGCGGTGAAGGTGCACCCGTTGGCCGTCGTCCTCGTCGTGGCGGGTGGGGCCATGATCGCGGGTATCCCCGGCGCACTCTTCGCTGTGCCGCTCGCCGCGTTCGTCAATGTCGCAGCAGTGACCCTGGGCTCCGGCTCCTGGCGCACAGGTGATCTGCCCAGCGGAGACCTTATCTGGAGTACAGTGCCGCGCGAGCGGCCGCGGAGGAATCGATGA
- a CDS encoding alanine racemase — MLDLIDELSPAHRPPSVAPEWDDPKRFWPRLSAATEHRPAPVAVIDREALRYNAMDLLVRSGGLPIRVATKSVRVRAVLDAVLRLPGYRGILAFTLSEALWLSHSHDDIVVGYPTVDRAALERLLADERAVRRITLMVDDLAHLDLIDSVAGPGARPEVRVAIDVDASWRSALLGHIGVRRSALFTAGEVAAFARKVVARRGFRLVGLQMYDAQIAGQGDAAGRDAALIRLVQRRSQSELRERRAVIVEAVSAVTPLDFLNGGGTGSLEFSGSDESLTEASAGSGLLGGHLFDGYRSFRPAPAAAFAFDVVRRPTPDIATVLGGGWIASGPALPSRQPLPTWPEGLRTLSREAAGEVQTPLQGRTASSLRVGDRVWFRHAKSGEPAERVERYHLVSGDEVIDELPTYRGEGKAFL, encoded by the coding sequence GTGCTCGACCTCATCGACGAACTGAGCCCTGCCCACCGACCGCCGTCCGTCGCCCCGGAGTGGGACGATCCGAAGCGGTTCTGGCCGCGCTTGTCTGCAGCGACCGAGCACCGTCCCGCACCCGTCGCCGTGATCGATCGGGAGGCGCTCCGCTACAACGCGATGGATCTGCTGGTGCGCTCCGGTGGTCTGCCGATCCGGGTGGCCACGAAGTCCGTGCGCGTACGCGCGGTGCTCGATGCCGTGCTCCGGCTCCCCGGATACCGGGGCATCCTCGCCTTCACCCTCTCCGAGGCGCTGTGGCTTTCGCACTCGCATGACGACATCGTCGTGGGCTACCCCACGGTCGATCGGGCGGCTCTCGAGCGACTTCTCGCGGATGAGCGCGCAGTCCGGCGCATCACGCTCATGGTCGACGACCTCGCTCACCTCGACCTGATCGACAGCGTGGCGGGCCCGGGCGCGCGCCCTGAGGTTCGTGTCGCCATCGACGTCGACGCGTCCTGGCGGTCGGCGCTGCTCGGACACATCGGCGTGCGTCGATCCGCGCTCTTCACTGCGGGCGAGGTAGCCGCTTTCGCCAGGAAAGTCGTCGCTCGCCGTGGATTCCGGCTGGTGGGCCTTCAGATGTACGACGCCCAGATCGCCGGCCAGGGCGATGCGGCAGGACGCGATGCCGCGTTGATCCGTCTGGTCCAGAGACGCTCGCAGAGCGAACTCCGCGAGCGTCGGGCGGTGATCGTCGAGGCGGTCTCGGCCGTCACGCCGCTCGACTTCTTGAACGGCGGCGGCACCGGCTCGCTCGAGTTCTCGGGCAGCGACGAATCCCTGACCGAGGCGAGCGCCGGCAGTGGACTGCTGGGCGGCCATCTCTTCGACGGCTACCGATCGTTCCGGCCCGCCCCGGCGGCCGCGTTCGCCTTCGACGTCGTGCGACGTCCGACGCCCGACATCGCGACCGTGCTCGGCGGCGGGTGGATCGCCTCCGGTCCTGCCCTGCCTTCCCGCCAGCCGCTGCCGACGTGGCCGGAAGGTCTGCGCACCCTTTCGCGTGAAGCGGCGGGTGAGGTGCAGACCCCGCTGCAGGGCCGCACGGCCTCGTCCCTGCGCGTGGGCGACCGGGTATGGTTCCGGCATGCCAAGAGCGGCGAGCCCGCCGAGCGCGTCGAACGCTATCACCTGGTCTCCGGCGACGAAGTCATCGACGAACTGCCGACCTATCGCGGCGAGGGAAAGGCGTTCCTGTGA
- a CDS encoding DUF4307 domain-containing protein: protein MTTAQELDERYGRTRRGRTPWIILGVVATLIVGAFGWMTVSQSMTAVDADDLGFELVDEHTVNVRFQVSGVQGKDVVCVVEALDEEFGVVGWKVMELPAVESHSQAFDASVPTVSAATTGLVNSCWVA, encoded by the coding sequence GTGACGACCGCACAAGAGCTCGACGAACGCTATGGCCGCACCCGACGAGGGCGGACGCCGTGGATCATCCTCGGCGTCGTCGCGACCCTCATCGTCGGAGCTTTCGGGTGGATGACGGTGAGCCAGTCCATGACGGCGGTGGATGCCGATGACCTCGGCTTCGAACTCGTCGACGAGCACACGGTCAATGTGCGCTTCCAGGTCTCCGGTGTGCAGGGCAAGGACGTCGTGTGCGTCGTCGAAGCGCTCGACGAGGAGTTCGGGGTGGTCGGGTGGAAGGTGATGGAGCTCCCCGCCGTGGAGAGCCACTCACAGGCCTTCGACGCCTCGGTGCCGACCGTCTCCGCCGCCACGACAGGTTTGGTGAACTCCTGCTGGGTCGCCTAG
- a CDS encoding D-arabinono-1,4-lactone oxidase translates to MTRIGGTWQNWARSASVRPLRVERPRSPEGVQRAVVAAGRHGLPVKAVGAGHSFTGIAVAPGVLLELDDMQGLVRADAVTGRATLLAGTRLHRIPSLLARHGLAMENLGDIDRQSIAGAISTGTHGTGAAFPGLAAQVVGLTMVTASGEFLRIDEEHNSELLPGAALGLGALGIIVEVTLQCVPAFLLHAIDEPAPLEDVLVTLTDRVAASDHFEFYWFPHTEVALTKRQTRQSESDVRKPLPTVGKWIDETLLSNGVYRVTCAAGQLVPAITPRVSRLAVTLTGNREYIDLSHRVLTQSRTVRFRETEYALAVENVVPAFREVTRLIARRGWRIEFPVEVRFAREDDRWLSTAYGRATAYIAVHRYWRADPTEYFEAVETIMREHGGRPHWGKLHTLTAGQLREVYPRFGDFLDLRDRLDPERRFTNRYLDRVLGE, encoded by the coding sequence GTGACGAGGATCGGCGGCACCTGGCAGAACTGGGCGCGCTCGGCATCGGTCCGCCCGTTGCGGGTAGAGCGTCCCCGGAGCCCGGAAGGGGTTCAGCGCGCGGTGGTGGCCGCCGGACGCCACGGACTGCCGGTGAAGGCCGTCGGCGCCGGACACAGTTTCACCGGGATCGCGGTCGCCCCGGGCGTACTGCTGGAGCTCGACGACATGCAGGGCCTGGTGAGAGCGGATGCCGTCACCGGTCGCGCGACGCTGTTGGCGGGTACGCGGTTGCACCGAATCCCTTCCCTTCTCGCGCGGCACGGCCTCGCGATGGAGAATCTCGGCGACATCGATCGGCAGTCGATCGCCGGTGCCATCTCCACGGGGACGCACGGCACCGGTGCGGCTTTCCCCGGTCTGGCCGCCCAGGTCGTCGGTCTCACGATGGTCACGGCGTCGGGGGAGTTCCTCCGCATCGATGAGGAGCACAACAGCGAGCTCCTCCCGGGCGCGGCGCTCGGCCTCGGCGCCCTCGGGATCATCGTGGAGGTGACGCTGCAGTGCGTGCCGGCGTTCCTCCTGCATGCGATCGACGAGCCGGCGCCGCTGGAGGACGTGCTTGTGACGCTGACGGACCGCGTCGCGGCATCCGATCATTTCGAGTTCTACTGGTTCCCGCACACGGAGGTCGCCCTCACGAAGCGTCAGACCCGTCAGTCGGAGTCCGACGTGCGCAAGCCACTCCCTACCGTGGGGAAGTGGATCGACGAGACGCTCCTCTCCAATGGCGTCTACCGCGTCACCTGCGCGGCGGGCCAGCTGGTCCCCGCGATCACCCCACGGGTGAGCCGGCTCGCGGTCACACTCACCGGCAACCGTGAGTACATCGACCTCTCGCATCGCGTGCTCACGCAGAGTCGCACCGTCCGCTTCCGGGAGACGGAGTACGCGCTGGCCGTCGAGAACGTCGTACCGGCGTTCCGGGAGGTGACCCGCTTGATCGCCCGCCGCGGGTGGCGCATCGAGTTCCCGGTGGAGGTGCGCTTCGCCCGCGAGGACGATCGCTGGCTCTCGACCGCATACGGCCGCGCGACCGCGTACATCGCCGTGCACCGCTACTGGCGCGCGGACCCGACCGAGTACTTCGAAGCTGTCGAGACGATCATGCGCGAACACGGAGGCCGGCCGCACTGGGGGAAGCTTCATACGCTGACGGCGGGGCAGCTGCGCGAGGTGTACCCGCGCTTCGGCGACTTCCTCGATCTCCGCGACCGGCTCGATCCCGAACGCCGATTCACCAACCGCTACCTCGACCGGGTCCTGGGGGAGTGA
- the greA gene encoding transcription elongation factor GreA, with product MTTDAQVPFLTQEAYDRLVAELEHLSTVGRDEIAKRIEAAREEGDLKENGGYHAAKDEQGKQEARIRTLEGLLKTAKVGEAPASRGIVEPGTVVTAVVAGGEEVFLLGSREIAAGSDMDVYSEASPLGQAILGLKVGEKSAYEAPSGRSIEVEIVKVETYTG from the coding sequence ATGACCACCGACGCTCAGGTTCCCTTCCTCACGCAGGAAGCATACGACCGGCTCGTCGCCGAGCTGGAGCACCTCTCCACCGTCGGCCGCGACGAGATCGCGAAGCGCATCGAAGCTGCTCGCGAAGAAGGCGACCTCAAGGAGAACGGCGGCTACCACGCCGCGAAGGACGAGCAGGGCAAGCAGGAGGCCCGCATCCGCACCCTCGAAGGCCTTCTGAAGACGGCGAAGGTCGGTGAGGCTCCGGCAAGTCGCGGAATCGTCGAGCCCGGGACCGTCGTGACGGCCGTCGTGGCCGGCGGCGAGGAGGTCTTCCTCCTCGGAAGCCGCGAGATCGCCGCAGGCAGCGACATGGACGTGTACAGCGAGGCCAGCCCGCTCGGCCAGGCCATCCTCGGACTGAAGGTCGGCGAGAAGTCAGCCTACGAGGCGCCGAGCGGACGATCGATCGAGGTCGAGATCGTCAAGGTCGAGACCTACACGGGCTGA